In Bradyrhizobium erythrophlei, a single genomic region encodes these proteins:
- a CDS encoding BrnA antitoxin family protein, which produces MPDQPRRPRTLNDARTEAEAAFKKVTKKEAEAPPRTNAVPGVKELVSLRIDQDVLEYFQGGGPGWQDRINEALRKAAGK; this is translated from the coding sequence ATGCCCGACCAGCCGCGGCGACCGCGAACCCTGAACGATGCCCGTACCGAAGCGGAGGCGGCATTCAAGAAGGTAACGAAGAAAGAGGCGGAAGCGCCGCCCAGGACGAACGCCGTTCCCGGCGTCAAGGAACTGGTGTCGCTACGGATCGACCAGGACGTGCTCGAATACTTCCAGGGGGGCGGACCGGGCTGGCAGGATCGGATCAACGAAGCCTTGCGCAAGGCCGCGGGGAAATAG
- a CDS encoding winged helix-turn-helix domain-containing protein: protein MRKSPSPSLPSLSVRIDLDPEGRIGPGKILLLENINSCGSISAAGRAMNMSYKRAWDLVDEINRICQRAAVDRQTGGKNGGGAMLTPFGLSLIERYRKIERSAESAARKELQALRADIGHRTKG from the coding sequence ATGCGCAAGTCACCGTCGCCATCGTTGCCTTCGCTCAGCGTTCGGATCGATCTCGACCCGGAGGGGCGGATCGGTCCGGGCAAGATTCTTTTGCTCGAGAACATCAATAGCTGTGGCTCGATCTCCGCGGCCGGGCGGGCGATGAACATGTCCTACAAGCGGGCATGGGATCTGGTCGACGAAATCAATCGCATCTGCCAGCGCGCCGCGGTTGATCGGCAAACCGGCGGCAAGAATGGCGGCGGCGCCATGCTGACGCCGTTCGGCCTGTCGCTGATCGAACGCTATCGGAAAATCGAGCGGTCGGCCGAGAGCGCGGCGCGCAAGGAGCTGCAAGCCCTGCGCGCGGATATCGGCCATCGGACCAAGGGCTGA
- a CDS encoding porin produces MKKALAIALAVTGLAGTAYAADWVPPKVPDVIPDNLTFWGITPIGVLDLGGAYQTNGRPLGAVVSGLEYSPFTTTRNYTGQSIATVQHSALQQSFIGVKVEEPLGGDWKAIARLDTGVDPLRGTLSDGCSSFLQNAGIAYNQQTSNADSGRCGQAFNGQLWGGISNKQYGTLTIGRTNSFELDGIATYDPMALSYALSLLGYSGTNGGSGSTQAARWDNSVKYVYDNGPITAGAMYSNGGNATGFFGDAYSFVFGGHVGGFSAEATYTKEHGVVNLQSAANLPLNATSLFANMSDDQEISVMGKYTWEFGRPGGAAYSGYTKAVKAEPMPVDKFTIFAGYSNVRNSNPKTPITQGDAAGGYLLTTLDNNAFTTARVFDFYWAGVKYDFAWGLSLTGAYYHVNQNSYIADNTNICPAAGGASAITCAGGYDQVSFLADYALNKHLDVYAGATWAQVSGGLASAFPGNPGTKVLQGINFSGPAPGHDISTAAVVTGFRIKL; encoded by the coding sequence ATGAAGAAAGCGCTCGCGATTGCGCTCGCAGTGACAGGTCTGGCGGGCACCGCCTACGCCGCGGACTGGGTGCCGCCGAAAGTACCGGACGTGATCCCGGACAACCTGACCTTCTGGGGCATCACGCCGATCGGCGTGCTCGACCTCGGTGGCGCCTATCAGACCAACGGCCGGCCGCTTGGCGCCGTGGTGTCGGGTCTCGAATATTCGCCGTTCACGACCACCCGCAACTACACAGGGCAGTCGATCGCGACGGTTCAACATAGCGCCCTTCAGCAGTCCTTCATCGGCGTGAAAGTCGAAGAGCCGCTGGGCGGCGACTGGAAGGCGATTGCGCGCCTCGACACCGGTGTCGATCCGCTGAGAGGCACGCTTTCCGACGGCTGTAGCTCGTTCCTGCAGAACGCCGGCATCGCTTACAACCAGCAGACTTCCAATGCCGACAGCGGCCGCTGCGGCCAGGCCTTCAACGGCCAGCTCTGGGGCGGCATCAGCAACAAGCAATACGGCACGCTCACCATCGGCCGGACCAATTCGTTCGAGCTCGACGGTATTGCGACCTACGACCCGATGGCGCTGTCCTACGCCCTCTCGCTGCTCGGCTATTCCGGCACGAACGGCGGCTCCGGCAGCACCCAAGCAGCGCGGTGGGATAATTCAGTGAAGTATGTCTACGACAACGGCCCGATCACGGCTGGTGCGATGTATTCCAACGGTGGCAATGCCACCGGTTTCTTCGGTGACGCTTACTCCTTCGTATTCGGCGGACATGTGGGTGGCTTCTCCGCAGAGGCGACCTACACCAAGGAACATGGCGTCGTGAACCTTCAATCGGCCGCCAACCTTCCGCTCAACGCCACGTCGCTCTTCGCGAACATGTCCGACGATCAAGAGATATCGGTCATGGGCAAGTATACTTGGGAATTTGGCCGGCCGGGTGGTGCGGCCTATTCGGGGTACACCAAGGCCGTCAAGGCCGAGCCGATGCCGGTCGACAAGTTCACGATTTTCGCCGGCTATTCCAACGTCCGCAATTCCAATCCGAAGACGCCGATCACCCAGGGTGACGCCGCCGGCGGGTACCTGCTTACAACGCTCGACAACAACGCCTTCACAACTGCGCGCGTCTTCGATTTCTACTGGGCGGGCGTGAAGTACGACTTCGCTTGGGGTCTGAGCCTCACTGGTGCGTACTACCACGTGAACCAGAACTCCTACATTGCCGACAACACCAACATTTGTCCGGCGGCTGGCGGCGCGAGCGCGATCACGTGCGCCGGCGGCTACGACCAGGTCTCGTTCCTGGCCGACTACGCCCTGAATAAGCATCTCGACGTCTATGCCGGCGCGACCTGGGCTCAGGTGAGCGGTGGCTTGGCGTCGGCTTTCCCGGGTAACCCCGGCACCAAGGTCCTCCAAGGCATCAACTTTTCTGGACCTGCGCCGGGTCACGACATCAGCACGGCCGCTGTCGTGACCGGCTTCCGCATCAAGCTGTAA
- a CDS encoding DMT family transporter, producing the protein MDRPPSKLKAALWMAGFLSLMLLMAISGREAARELNIFQIMELRSGLGVLMLCPAIYFAGGFGMLRTSRLPMHATRAFLHYAGQYGWFLALTMIPLGQVVSIEFTMPIWTAILAASFLGERITMWKAAAIALGLVGVFVIVRPSAGEVNVGQLIVLAAAAVLGVTVVMMKSLTRTEPALAIVFWMMAIQVLAGALPTLHVWVWPSPYVWACAIGVAFGGTFSHFCMARAMLYADATIVVPMDFLRVPLTATAGWLLYGERLDVFTILGALLILTGNLLNLKTSAPKPAQIRA; encoded by the coding sequence ATGGATCGACCGCCTTCCAAACTTAAAGCCGCGCTGTGGATGGCGGGCTTCCTCAGTCTGATGCTGTTGATGGCGATCTCGGGTCGCGAGGCGGCACGCGAACTCAATATCTTTCAGATCATGGAGCTCCGTTCCGGCCTTGGCGTTTTGATGCTTTGCCCCGCGATCTACTTCGCCGGCGGCTTCGGGATGCTGCGAACATCGCGGCTGCCGATGCACGCAACGCGCGCCTTCCTGCATTATGCCGGCCAGTACGGCTGGTTCCTGGCGCTGACGATGATTCCGCTGGGACAGGTGGTGTCGATCGAATTCACCATGCCGATCTGGACGGCCATCCTCGCCGCCAGCTTTCTGGGCGAACGCATCACGATGTGGAAGGCGGCCGCGATCGCGCTCGGCCTCGTCGGCGTCTTCGTCATCGTCCGCCCCTCAGCGGGTGAGGTCAATGTCGGCCAATTGATCGTGCTGGCCGCTGCCGCTGTCCTTGGCGTCACGGTTGTGATGATGAAATCGCTGACCCGCACGGAGCCGGCGCTTGCCATCGTGTTCTGGATGATGGCGATACAGGTGCTGGCGGGCGCACTCCCTACCCTTCATGTCTGGGTTTGGCCGTCACCCTACGTCTGGGCCTGCGCGATCGGGGTCGCCTTCGGCGGGACGTTTTCGCACTTCTGCATGGCGCGCGCGATGCTTTACGCGGACGCCACGATCGTGGTGCCGATGGATTTCCTCCGCGTGCCCCTGACGGCGACCGCGGGCTGGCTGCTGTATGGCGAGCGGCTGGACGTTTTCACGATCCTGGGCGCATTGCTCATTCTGACCGGCAATCTTCTGAACCTGAAGACATCAGCACCAAAGCCCGCGCAGATCAGGGCTTAA
- a CDS encoding formyltransferase family protein produces MRITLVGSRHFGVTTLQMLRGHDVDVVRVVVADAEDRLAMAAREAGIEVVVQANPKLVVASEIAGGTDLIVTAHSHARIAREALAASRLGGIGYHPSLLPRHRGIAAVEWTIREQDPIAGGTVYHLADRMDAGAIAAQDWCFVGKGETARQLWERALAPMGQKLLAEVIDYARAHNALPAKPQDEQFATSAPALAS; encoded by the coding sequence ATGCGGATTACCCTCGTCGGCTCTCGCCATTTCGGCGTGACGACCCTGCAAATGCTGCGCGGGCATGACGTCGACGTCGTCAGGGTTGTGGTTGCGGATGCCGAAGACCGGTTGGCTATGGCTGCGCGTGAGGCCGGCATCGAGGTGGTGGTTCAGGCCAATCCGAAACTGGTAGTCGCCTCCGAAATCGCCGGTGGCACCGATTTGATTGTCACCGCCCACAGCCATGCGCGCATAGCCAGGGAAGCGCTGGCCGCCTCCCGCCTCGGCGGAATCGGCTATCATCCGTCGCTGTTGCCGCGCCATCGCGGGATCGCGGCCGTCGAATGGACCATCCGCGAGCAGGACCCGATTGCCGGCGGCACCGTGTATCATCTCGCGGATCGGATGGATGCCGGCGCGATCGCGGCACAGGACTGGTGTTTTGTTGGGAAAGGCGAGACGGCCCGGCAATTGTGGGAGCGCGCTCTTGCGCCGATGGGCCAGAAATTGCTCGCCGAGGTTATCGACTACGCGAGGGCTCACAACGCGTTGCCGGCGAAGCCGCAGGACGAGCAATTTGCGACCAGCGCACCGGCACTCGCGAGTTAG